A portion of the Streptomyces sp. NBC_00376 genome contains these proteins:
- a CDS encoding oxygenase MpaB family protein, with product MGRYSRLHEIRRMDPARDYAEILRLMSQYEFPWDYRQGVSVAFLRDYGVPRISVLLDRTQEFERAGQKRYDDTVLIGYEMAADGFDSERGRAAARHLNRIHGRYRIPNDDFRYVLATTVVGPKRWIDRFGWRPLCAQEVQALVEAGRKTGAMMGIEGVPDTYEGFERLLDSYEERMFAYDPANRRVANATFRVIASWYPRPLRPLVARIALGVLDEPLLAALGFRPQPRWVRASASAALRLRARCVRRLPARPRRFPARPQPRSYPFGWRLDDLGPHWARNRPVEPLPDERDGERGGHAGGATRQRAAAPDSGGRTPAPGCRRPARNS from the coding sequence ATGGGCCGATACAGCCGCCTGCACGAGATACGCCGGATGGACCCGGCGCGCGACTACGCCGAGATCCTTCGGCTGATGTCCCAGTACGAGTTCCCCTGGGACTACCGGCAGGGAGTGAGCGTCGCCTTCCTCCGGGACTACGGCGTTCCCCGGATCTCCGTGCTCCTCGACCGGACCCAGGAGTTCGAACGGGCCGGGCAGAAGCGGTACGACGACACGGTGCTGATCGGGTACGAGATGGCCGCCGACGGCTTCGACTCGGAGCGCGGGCGGGCGGCCGCGCGTCACCTCAACCGGATCCACGGAAGGTACAGGATCCCGAACGACGACTTCCGCTACGTCCTGGCGACCACGGTCGTGGGGCCGAAACGCTGGATCGACCGGTTCGGCTGGCGCCCCCTGTGCGCCCAGGAGGTCCAGGCGCTGGTGGAGGCCGGCCGGAAGACGGGGGCGATGATGGGCATCGAGGGGGTGCCCGACACGTACGAGGGGTTCGAGCGGCTCCTCGACTCCTACGAGGAGCGGATGTTCGCGTACGACCCGGCGAACCGGCGGGTCGCGAACGCCACGTTCCGCGTGATCGCGAGCTGGTATCCGCGACCGCTGCGGCCCCTGGTGGCGAGGATCGCGCTCGGGGTGCTGGACGAGCCGCTGCTCGCGGCACTGGGCTTCCGGCCGCAGCCGCGGTGGGTGCGGGCCTCGGCGTCGGCGGCCCTGCGGCTGCGCGCCCGTTGTGTCCGCAGACTGCCGGCCCGGCCACGCAGGTTTCCCGCGCGCCCGCAGCCCCGTTCGTACCCCTTCGGCTGGCGGCTCGACGACCTGGGACCGCACTGGGCCCGCAACCGTCCCGTGGAACCCCTGCCCGACGAGAGGGACGGTGAGAGGGGCGGTCACGCCGGTGGCGCTACCCGGCAGCGAGCAGCGGCACCAGATAGCGGCGGGCGAACTCCCGCACCTGGGTGTCGTCGTCCAGCTCGAAACAGCTGA
- a CDS encoding TetR/AcrR family transcriptional regulator: MTARSTDETGLALALRTAPPSDALSEQILDAAREQFMTFGLRRSTVDDVAKRAGVSRVTVYRRIGNKDSLVSACLLREYRRFVVEVDGAVAALPTTEDRLVEGFAAVLRHIREHPLVGGLLRLEPETMLPFLTLESGPALLAIRDYLADRLRDARRAEGRPASDPAPVAELMVRITVSFLLNPVSCFELDDDTQVREFARRYLVPLLAAG, encoded by the coding sequence ATGACGGCACGGAGCACCGACGAGACAGGGCTGGCCCTGGCGCTGCGCACGGCGCCGCCCTCCGACGCGCTGAGCGAGCAGATCCTGGACGCCGCGCGCGAGCAGTTCATGACCTTCGGGCTGCGCCGCTCCACCGTCGACGACGTCGCCAAGCGTGCCGGGGTCTCGCGGGTGACCGTGTACCGGCGGATCGGCAACAAGGACAGCCTGGTCTCCGCCTGTCTGCTGCGCGAGTACCGCCGCTTCGTCGTGGAGGTGGACGGCGCCGTGGCCGCGCTGCCGACCACGGAGGACCGGCTCGTCGAAGGTTTCGCCGCGGTTCTCCGGCACATCCGCGAGCACCCGCTCGTCGGCGGTCTGCTGAGGCTGGAGCCCGAGACGATGCTGCCGTTCCTGACCCTGGAGAGCGGACCGGCCCTCCTCGCCATCCGTGACTACCTGGCCGACCGGCTGCGGGACGCCCGGCGCGCGGAGGGGAGGCCGGCCAGCGATCCGGCCCCGGTCGCCGAACTGATGGTGCGGATAACCGTCTCCTTCCTCCTCAACCCCGTCAGCTGTTTCGAGCTGGACGACGACACCCAGGTGCGGGAGTTCGCCCGCCGCTATCTGGTGCCGCTGCTCGCTGCCGGGTAG
- a CDS encoding M4 family metallopeptidase: MRRTSVLRMLATGVVAAATGATLLAAPAWADDTAAAQTTDPVGVAPAMTQGLDKTAREGTPAEAARAHIKAHEDTYKVPVSDLKTVKTTKDGKQSSVRFQQKHDGVPVFGAEYAVQTQAADGGQQVTSATGTLYTDLTVSTTPKVSEATAKQRMFTLDRGLSGVQGAKTEAHGLSVLPDAHGGRLAWHFTVTGGKANGSPVRQEVYVDARVGGIALSYNNIDAADALPAQGTGVRVDGTEAKLDVNKEADGSYTLVDSTRAMYPQTGGQIRTYDANRKQYTDVAGGPVTDDIRLGTSASDRFDGANTSSGAVDAHLNAAKVYEYYKNQIGRDGVDGKGGTIYSVVNVAANGKDYANAFWDGSKMVYGHMDGVPLSVGLDVVGHEMTHGVTEHSAGLVYLNQSGALNEAISDYFGNAMETADKGVAMSDPTSGLIGEYLCNGTKPLEECALRDLNDGRNAQKDYEPITLDIDNGGVHYNSTIVGGALWDMRKNLDSKLADQIVYRSAQNYLTPLSGFTDMRNAVLLAAKSLNVSKADLAAITKAFDDHGIETGWEQKGGTHDGTTIGADILPAYELTGGVDEQAAQINGDVYAISHGDAIAWDQGSAAFGITVGRFSKKPKHELAQKDAYLLDPSLDDDRIAFTRITADGIGIYQAGEKGQGAIKKLVDRADADETEPVTENGALAYISTTADGEQDVMLREADGTTVNVTPEAGTKASHLAMKNGRIAWAGEDGTWVYVYDIAKDSTQKKRISGFLFNYVSDIQLTSDRVFWRETSGFLVPSSKFVSAPLDDLSKAATLRYPSSTYLAQFSVNDEYFAYSTYDFWGALGSWNGPTKVKVSETADVVAGLNNFSRVSCSSGSQLAPSLGDGQRVAWLDTTAAATDVVTRETFAGTCE; this comes from the coding sequence GTGAGACGAACGAGCGTGCTGCGGATGCTGGCGACCGGCGTGGTCGCCGCCGCGACCGGCGCGACGCTGCTGGCCGCGCCGGCCTGGGCGGACGACACCGCCGCGGCGCAGACGACGGACCCGGTGGGTGTCGCCCCGGCGATGACGCAGGGCCTGGACAAGACCGCCCGCGAGGGCACCCCGGCCGAGGCCGCGCGGGCCCACATCAAGGCCCATGAGGACACGTACAAGGTTCCGGTCTCCGACCTCAAGACGGTGAAGACCACCAAGGACGGCAAGCAGTCCTCGGTGCGCTTCCAGCAGAAGCACGACGGCGTTCCGGTCTTCGGCGCCGAGTACGCGGTGCAGACCCAGGCCGCGGACGGCGGCCAGCAGGTCACCTCCGCGACCGGCACGCTCTACACGGACCTCACCGTCTCCACCACGCCGAAGGTGAGCGAAGCCACCGCGAAGCAGCGGATGTTCACGCTCGACCGAGGCCTGTCCGGCGTGCAGGGCGCGAAGACCGAGGCGCACGGCCTGTCCGTGCTGCCCGACGCCCACGGCGGCAGGCTCGCCTGGCACTTCACCGTCACCGGCGGCAAGGCGAACGGCAGCCCGGTGCGCCAGGAGGTGTACGTCGACGCACGGGTGGGCGGCATCGCGCTCTCGTACAACAACATCGACGCGGCCGACGCGTTGCCCGCGCAGGGGACAGGCGTACGCGTCGACGGCACCGAGGCGAAGCTGGACGTCAACAAGGAGGCGGACGGCTCGTACACGCTCGTCGACTCCACGCGCGCCATGTACCCGCAGACCGGCGGCCAGATCCGTACGTACGACGCGAACCGCAAGCAGTACACGGACGTCGCGGGCGGTCCGGTCACCGACGACATCCGGCTCGGCACATCGGCGAGCGACCGCTTCGACGGCGCCAACACCTCCTCGGGCGCGGTCGACGCGCACCTGAACGCGGCGAAGGTGTACGAGTACTACAAGAACCAGATCGGCCGCGACGGTGTCGACGGCAAGGGCGGCACGATCTACTCCGTCGTCAACGTCGCCGCGAACGGCAAGGACTACGCCAACGCCTTCTGGGACGGCTCCAAGATGGTCTATGGCCACATGGACGGAGTCCCGCTCTCCGTCGGCCTGGACGTCGTCGGCCACGAGATGACGCACGGTGTCACCGAGCACTCCGCCGGGCTCGTCTACCTCAACCAGTCGGGCGCCCTCAACGAGGCGATATCCGACTACTTCGGCAACGCCATGGAGACCGCCGACAAGGGCGTCGCGATGAGCGACCCGACTTCCGGCCTCATCGGGGAGTACCTCTGCAACGGCACCAAGCCGCTGGAGGAGTGCGCCCTGCGCGACCTGAACGACGGGCGCAACGCGCAGAAGGACTACGAGCCCATCACGCTCGACATCGACAACGGCGGGGTGCACTACAACTCCACCATCGTCGGCGGCGCGCTGTGGGACATGCGCAAGAACCTCGACAGCAAGCTCGCCGACCAGATCGTCTACCGGTCCGCGCAGAACTACCTCACCCCGCTGTCCGGCTTCACCGACATGCGTAACGCGGTCCTCCTCGCGGCCAAGTCCCTGAACGTCTCGAAGGCCGATCTCGCAGCCATTACCAAGGCCTTCGACGACCACGGCATCGAGACCGGCTGGGAGCAGAAGGGCGGCACGCACGACGGCACCACCATCGGCGCCGACATCCTGCCCGCCTACGAGCTCACGGGCGGCGTCGACGAGCAGGCCGCCCAGATCAACGGCGACGTCTACGCCATCAGCCACGGCGACGCCATCGCCTGGGACCAGGGCAGCGCCGCCTTCGGCATCACCGTGGGCCGCTTCAGCAAGAAGCCGAAGCACGAACTGGCCCAGAAGGACGCCTATCTGCTCGACCCCTCCCTGGACGACGACCGCATCGCCTTCACCCGGATCACCGCCGACGGCATCGGCATCTACCAGGCGGGCGAGAAGGGACAGGGCGCGATCAAGAAGCTGGTTGACCGCGCGGACGCCGACGAGACCGAGCCGGTGACCGAGAACGGCGCGCTCGCCTACATCAGCACCACCGCTGACGGCGAGCAGGACGTCATGCTCCGCGAGGCCGACGGCACCACGGTCAACGTGACCCCGGAGGCAGGAACCAAGGCCAGTCACCTCGCCATGAAGAACGGCCGGATCGCCTGGGCCGGCGAGGACGGAACCTGGGTGTACGTGTACGACATCGCGAAGGACAGCACGCAGAAGAAGCGGATCAGTGGCTTCCTCTTCAACTATGTCTCGGACATCCAGCTGACCTCGGACCGCGTGTTCTGGCGGGAGACGAGCGGCTTCCTGGTTCCGTCCTCGAAGTTCGTGTCGGCTCCGCTCGACGACCTGTCGAAGGCGGCGACGCTGCGCTACCCGTCGAGCACCTACCTCGCCCAGTTCTCGGTCAACGACGAGTACTTCGCCTACTCCACGTACGACTTCTGGGGTGCGCTCGGCTCCTGGAACGGGCCGACCAAGGTGAAGGTCTCCGAGACCGCCGATGTGGTCGCGGGACTCAACAACTTCTCCCGCGTCTCCTGCTCCTCCGGCTCCCAGCTGGCCCCGTCGCTCGGTGACGGCCAGCGCGTCGCCTGGCTGGACACGACCGCGGCGGCCACCGACGTGGTGACCCGCGAGACGTTCGCCGGGACCTGCGAGTAG
- a CDS encoding helix-turn-helix transcriptional regulator translates to MGPVEGAEAGREEPGRPDSVAPGDPVDGSLLTLLGLGPDEDAVYRLLVDRPDSEPDALTGPLDGSAVTRVLNSLVDRGLASAALQEGDGTVRYRAASPVLALGPLLEARRSALHRVESLVGDLTERHRAAQSHASGAPVEVLSGPAAIRRRLLTMQRQARSEVCTLVPARHVPAVLSFEDNHEEVDSEMMLRGVAVRSVVEREWLEHPATAAVLASCVAQGQHISVTDRLPIKLAIVDRRVALLPLYPERETEPVALVVHRTGLLTALVSLFEEHFGKGWRLNASGTEEQHEAPVAAIDRQIVALLHVGLTDAAIARQLGMGHRTVQRRLHALMDEVGAATRFQLGWYAARAGWLPDVPDNSPTAEYS, encoded by the coding sequence GTGGGTCCGGTGGAGGGTGCCGAGGCGGGGCGCGAAGAGCCCGGACGTCCCGATTCCGTCGCGCCGGGCGACCCGGTGGACGGGTCCTTGCTGACCCTGCTCGGCCTCGGACCGGACGAGGACGCGGTCTACCGCCTGCTGGTGGACCGTCCGGACAGTGAACCGGACGCGCTCACGGGCCCGTTGGACGGCTCGGCGGTGACGCGTGTGCTGAACTCGCTCGTCGATCGCGGTCTCGCCAGTGCCGCGCTGCAGGAAGGGGACGGCACCGTCCGGTACCGGGCCGCCTCGCCCGTCCTCGCGCTCGGGCCGCTCCTGGAAGCCCGCCGGTCCGCGCTGCACCGGGTCGAGTCGCTGGTGGGGGACCTCACCGAACGGCACCGCGCCGCGCAGTCGCACGCGTCGGGCGCGCCGGTGGAGGTGCTGTCCGGTCCGGCGGCGATCCGGCGACGCCTGCTGACCATGCAGCGTCAGGCCAGGAGCGAGGTGTGCACCCTGGTGCCGGCCAGACATGTGCCCGCGGTGCTCAGTTTCGAGGACAACCACGAAGAGGTCGACTCCGAGATGATGCTGCGCGGGGTGGCCGTGCGCAGTGTCGTCGAACGCGAATGGCTGGAACATCCGGCGACCGCGGCCGTGCTGGCCTCCTGCGTCGCCCAGGGCCAGCACATATCCGTCACGGACCGGCTACCGATCAAGCTCGCCATCGTGGACCGCCGTGTCGCCCTGCTGCCCCTGTACCCCGAGCGCGAGACGGAACCGGTGGCGCTCGTCGTGCACCGGACGGGTCTGCTCACCGCTCTGGTCTCGCTCTTCGAGGAGCACTTCGGCAAGGGCTGGCGGCTGAATGCCTCCGGTACCGAGGAGCAACACGAGGCCCCGGTCGCGGCGATCGACCGGCAGATCGTGGCCCTCCTCCACGTCGGCCTGACCGACGCGGCCATAGCCCGCCAGCTGGGCATGGGCCACCGCACCGTCCAGCGGCGGCTGCACGCGCTGATGGACGAAGTGGGCGCGGCGACCCGCTTCCAGCTCGGCTGGTACGCCGCACGCGCCGGATGGTTGCCCGATGTTCCGGACAACTCGCCTACCGCTGAGTACTCCTGA
- a CDS encoding macro domain-containing protein, which yields MSEIMYVQGDATAPHGQGIKLIVHVCNDLGGWGKGFVLALSRRWPEPEAAYRRWHRERAGNDFALGAVQFVQVSPYIWVANMVGQRGMRRGSNGVPVRYEAIDTGLDAVAGRARELGASVHMPRIGCGLAGGKWSRIEPLIEERLTGRGIPVTVYDFD from the coding sequence ATGTCCGAGATCATGTACGTACAGGGGGACGCGACGGCGCCCCACGGCCAGGGCATCAAGCTGATCGTCCACGTCTGCAACGACCTGGGCGGCTGGGGCAAGGGATTCGTCCTGGCGCTCTCGCGCCGCTGGCCCGAACCCGAAGCGGCCTACCGCCGATGGCACCGGGAGCGCGCGGGCAATGACTTCGCCCTCGGCGCGGTGCAGTTCGTACAGGTGAGCCCGTACATCTGGGTGGCGAACATGGTGGGCCAGCGGGGGATGCGCAGGGGCAGCAACGGGGTCCCGGTGCGTTACGAGGCGATCGACACGGGGCTGGACGCGGTGGCCGGCCGGGCCCGCGAGCTGGGGGCCTCGGTCCACATGCCGAGGATCGGCTGCGGGCTCGCGGGCGGGAAGTGGTCCCGGATAGAGCCTCTGATCGAGGAGCGGCTGACCGGCCGGGGCATACCGGTGACGGTGTACGACTTCGACTAG
- a CDS encoding MerR family transcriptional regulator, translating into MATGTEEPTLTVDELAARAGVTVRTVRFYSTRGLLPPPVIGPRRVGHYGHEHLSRLALIEELQHQGMTLAAIERYLEQLPPDLSAHDLAIHRALVASWAPDSAEHATRAELERRAGRALTEQDIARLAAMGVLEHAEPVDGSYRVDPGLLRLGVELLGVPIAHETILAARTVLLEHSRSAAQELTRLFRDEVWGPYRERESDPEHVAAMKSLSAHMQPMVIQALVTAFQRSLKEELRAAFTAE; encoded by the coding sequence ATGGCGACCGGGACCGAGGAGCCGACGCTCACCGTCGACGAGCTGGCGGCGCGCGCCGGTGTCACCGTACGCACCGTGCGTTTCTACAGCACCCGGGGTCTGCTGCCGCCCCCGGTGATCGGGCCGCGACGGGTCGGGCACTACGGCCACGAGCACCTGTCCCGGCTCGCGCTCATCGAGGAGCTCCAGCACCAGGGCATGACGCTGGCCGCCATCGAACGCTATCTGGAGCAGCTCCCGCCGGATCTGAGCGCCCACGACCTGGCGATCCACCGTGCGCTGGTGGCCTCCTGGGCACCGGACTCGGCGGAGCACGCGACGCGGGCGGAGCTGGAGCGGCGGGCCGGCCGGGCGCTGACCGAGCAGGACATCGCGCGGCTGGCCGCGATGGGTGTGCTGGAGCACGCGGAGCCGGTCGACGGCAGCTACCGGGTGGATCCGGGGCTGCTGCGGCTCGGGGTCGAACTGCTCGGCGTGCCTATCGCCCACGAGACGATCCTGGCCGCCCGCACGGTGCTGCTGGAGCACTCCCGGTCCGCCGCGCAGGAGCTGACCCGGTTGTTCCGGGACGAGGTGTGGGGGCCGTACCGGGAGCGGGAGTCGGACCCCGAGCACGTGGCGGCGATGAAGTCGCTGTCGGCACATATGCAGCCGATGGTGATCCAGGCGCTGGTGACCGCGTTCCAGCGGTCGTTGAAGGAAGAGCTGCGGGCCGCGTTCACGGCGGAGTGA
- a CDS encoding 3-hydroxyacyl-CoA dehydrogenase NAD-binding domain-containing protein: protein MTESTTIRWEQDETGVVTLVLDDPNQSANTMNQAFKDSIAAVADRAEAEKDAIRGIIYTSAKKTFFAGGDLKDMIRIGPENAQLAFDTGTAIKNSLRRIETLGIPVVAAINGAALGGGYEIALASHHRVALDAPGSRIGLPEVTLGLLPAGGGVTRTVRLMGIADALLKVLLQGTQYTPRRALENGLVHEVAATREEMLEKARAFIDANPESQQPWDVKGYRIPGGTPSNPKFAANLPAFPSNLKKQLAGAPMPAPRNILAAAVEGSQVDFETALTIEARYFTELVTGQVAKNMIQAFFFDLQAVNSGASRPKGIEERQVNKVAVLGAGMMGAGIAYSCARAGIEVVLKDVSTEAAAKGKAYSEKLLDKALSRGRTTEAQRDELLARITPTGDPADLAGCDAVIEAVFEDTALKHKVFQEIQGIIEPDALLCSNTSTLPITVLAEGVERPADFIGLHFFSPVDKMPLVEIIKGEQTGDEALARAFDLVRRIKKTPIVVNDSRGFFTSRVIGQFINEGVAMVGEGVEPASVEQAAAQAGYPAKVLSLMDELTLTLPRKIRNETKRAVEEAGGTWPGHPSDAVIDRMVDEFGRPGRSGGAGFYEYDESGKRTRLWPGLREHFAKPDTDIPFIDMKERMLFSEALDSVRCLEENVLITVADANIGSIMGIGFPPWTGGVLQYINGYEGGLPGFVARARELAERYGDRFLPPALLVGKAEKGETFHD from the coding sequence ATGACCGAGAGCACGACCATCCGCTGGGAACAGGACGAGACGGGCGTCGTCACCCTCGTACTCGACGACCCGAACCAGTCCGCCAACACGATGAACCAGGCGTTCAAGGACTCCATCGCGGCCGTCGCCGACCGCGCCGAGGCCGAGAAGGACGCCATCCGCGGCATCATCTACACCTCCGCAAAGAAGACCTTCTTCGCGGGCGGCGACCTCAAGGACATGATCAGGATCGGTCCGGAGAACGCCCAGCTGGCCTTCGACACCGGCACCGCCATCAAGAACTCGCTGCGCCGCATCGAGACCCTCGGCATCCCCGTCGTCGCCGCCATCAACGGCGCCGCGCTCGGCGGCGGTTACGAGATCGCGCTCGCCTCGCACCACCGCGTCGCCCTCGACGCCCCCGGCTCCCGGATCGGCCTGCCCGAGGTCACTCTCGGCCTGCTGCCCGCCGGTGGCGGCGTCACCCGCACCGTACGCCTCATGGGCATCGCCGACGCACTGCTGAAGGTTCTCCTGCAGGGCACCCAGTACACCCCGCGGCGCGCCCTGGAGAACGGCCTGGTCCACGAAGTGGCCGCCACCCGTGAGGAGATGCTCGAAAAGGCCCGTGCCTTCATCGACGCCAACCCCGAGTCCCAGCAGCCCTGGGACGTCAAGGGGTACAGGATCCCCGGCGGCACCCCGTCCAACCCGAAGTTCGCAGCCAACCTGCCGGCCTTCCCGTCCAACCTGAAGAAGCAGCTCGCGGGCGCCCCGATGCCCGCGCCCCGCAACATCCTCGCCGCCGCCGTCGAGGGCTCGCAGGTCGACTTCGAGACCGCGCTGACCATCGAGGCCCGGTACTTCACCGAGCTGGTCACCGGCCAGGTCGCGAAGAACATGATCCAGGCGTTCTTCTTCGACCTCCAGGCCGTCAACTCCGGTGCCAGCCGCCCCAAGGGCATCGAGGAGCGCCAGGTCAACAAGGTCGCCGTGCTCGGCGCCGGGATGATGGGCGCCGGCATCGCGTACTCCTGCGCCCGCGCCGGAATCGAGGTCGTCCTCAAGGACGTCTCCACCGAGGCCGCGGCCAAGGGCAAGGCGTACAGCGAGAAGCTGCTCGACAAGGCGCTCTCCCGGGGCCGCACCACCGAGGCCCAGCGCGACGAACTGCTGGCCCGGATCACCCCGACCGGCGACCCGGCCGATCTGGCGGGCTGCGACGCCGTCATCGAGGCCGTCTTCGAGGACACCGCGCTCAAGCACAAGGTGTTCCAGGAGATCCAGGGCATCATCGAGCCGGACGCGCTGCTCTGCTCCAACACCTCGACCCTGCCGATCACCGTCCTCGCCGAAGGTGTGGAGCGCCCGGCCGACTTCATCGGGCTGCACTTCTTCTCGCCCGTGGACAAGATGCCGCTGGTCGAGATCATCAAGGGTGAGCAGACCGGCGACGAGGCCCTGGCCCGCGCCTTCGACCTGGTCCGCCGGATCAAGAAGACCCCGATCGTCGTCAACGACTCGCGCGGCTTCTTCACCTCGCGCGTCATCGGCCAGTTCATCAACGAGGGCGTCGCCATGGTCGGCGAGGGCGTCGAGCCCGCCTCCGTCGAGCAGGCCGCCGCACAGGCCGGGTACCCGGCCAAGGTGCTCTCGCTGATGGACGAGCTGACGCTCACCCTGCCCCGCAAGATCCGCAACGAGACGAAGCGGGCCGTCGAGGAGGCCGGCGGCACCTGGCCCGGACACCCGTCGGACGCGGTCATCGACCGGATGGTCGACGAGTTCGGCCGGCCGGGACGCAGCGGTGGCGCGGGATTCTACGAGTACGACGAGAGCGGCAAGCGCACCCGCCTCTGGCCGGGCCTGCGGGAGCACTTCGCGAAGCCCGACACGGACATCCCCTTCATCGACATGAAGGAGCGGATGCTGTTCTCCGAGGCGCTGGACAGCGTCCGCTGCCTGGAGGAGAACGTCCTGATCACCGTCGCCGACGCCAACATCGGCTCCATCATGGGCATCGGCTTCCCGCCGTGGACCGGCGGCGTGCTCCAGTACATCAACGGATACGAGGGCGGTCTGCCCGGCTTCGTCGCCCGCGCCCGGGAACTCGCCGAGCGGTACGGCGACCGCTTCCTGCCGCCCGCGCTGCTCGTGGGCAAGGCCGAGAAGGGCGAGACCTTCCACGACTGA
- a CDS encoding acetyl-CoA C-acetyltransferase has product MSTEAFVYDAIRTPRGRGKANGALHGTKPIDLVVGLIHEIRSRFPGLDPAAIDDIVLGVVSPLGDQGSDIARIAAIAAGLPDTVAGVQENRFCASGLEAVNLAAAKVRSGWEDLVLAGGVESMSRVPMGSDGGAWAMDPMTNFETGFAPQGVGADLIATIEGFSRRDVDEFAALSQERAAEAWKDGRFARSVVPVKDRNGLVVLDRDEHMRPGTTADSLAALKPSFAAIGEMGGFDAVALQKYHWVEKIDHVHHAGNSSGIVDGAALVAIGNKEVGERYGLTPRARIVSAAVSGSEPTIMLTGPAPATRKALAKAGLTIDDIDLVEINEAFAGVVLRFARDMGLPLDKINVNGGAIALGHPLGATGAMILGTLIDELERRDQRYGLATLCVGGGMGIATVIERL; this is encoded by the coding sequence TTGAGTACCGAAGCGTTCGTCTACGACGCGATCCGCACCCCGCGCGGCCGCGGCAAGGCCAATGGCGCCCTGCACGGCACCAAGCCGATCGACCTCGTCGTCGGCCTCATCCACGAAATCCGCAGCCGCTTCCCCGGCCTCGACCCGGCGGCCATCGACGACATCGTCCTCGGCGTGGTCAGCCCGCTCGGCGACCAGGGCTCCGACATCGCCCGGATCGCCGCCATCGCGGCCGGCCTCCCGGACACCGTCGCGGGCGTCCAGGAGAACCGCTTCTGTGCCTCGGGTCTGGAGGCCGTCAACCTGGCTGCCGCCAAGGTCCGTTCGGGGTGGGAGGACCTCGTCCTCGCGGGCGGCGTCGAGTCGATGTCCCGGGTCCCGATGGGCTCCGACGGCGGCGCCTGGGCGATGGACCCGATGACCAACTTCGAGACCGGCTTCGCCCCGCAGGGCGTCGGCGCCGACCTCATCGCCACCATCGAGGGCTTCTCCCGCCGCGACGTCGACGAGTTCGCCGCACTCTCCCAGGAGCGCGCCGCCGAAGCGTGGAAGGACGGCCGCTTCGCCCGCTCCGTCGTCCCCGTCAAGGACCGCAACGGCCTCGTCGTGCTCGACCGCGACGAGCACATGCGGCCCGGCACCACCGCCGACTCGCTCGCCGCGCTCAAGCCCTCCTTCGCCGCGATCGGCGAGATGGGCGGCTTCGACGCGGTGGCGCTGCAGAAGTACCACTGGGTCGAGAAGATCGACCACGTCCACCACGCGGGCAACTCCTCCGGCATCGTCGACGGCGCCGCGCTCGTCGCGATCGGCAACAAGGAGGTCGGCGAGCGCTACGGACTCACGCCGCGCGCCCGGATCGTCTCCGCCGCGGTCTCCGGCTCCGAGCCGACCATCATGCTCACCGGCCCCGCGCCCGCGACCCGCAAGGCCCTCGCCAAGGCCGGGCTGACCATCGACGACATCGACCTCGTCGAGATCAACGAGGCGTTCGCCGGGGTCGTGCTCCGCTTCGCCAGGGACATGGGCCTCCCGCTCGACAAGATCAACGTCAACGGCGGCGCCATCGCCCTCGGCCACCCGCTCGGCGCCACCGGCGCGATGATCCTCGGCACCCTCATCGACGAACTGGAGCGCCGCGACCAGCGGTACGGCCTCGCCACCCTCTGCGTCGGCGGCGGCATGGGCATCGCCACCGTCATCGAGCGTCTCTGA